In Anseongella ginsenosidimutans, one genomic interval encodes:
- the hppD gene encoding 4-hydroxyphenylpyruvate dioxygenase: METTFDKNTENEQAGGGLSGNEKAEPDFLPLLGTDHIEFYVGNAKQSAYYYQRAFGYRLTAYAGPETGLQGKASYLLEQGKIKLVLSSPLSPGSEIAEHVRLHGDGVKVLALTVEDAVSAFNETVRRGARPVHEPHRRQDSEGEVILSSIETYGSTIHTFVERKNYRGAFLPGFKALRRPALSAPAGLKYIDHCVGNVPLGEMNKWVRFYEDVMGFKLMITFDDKDISTEYSSLMSKVVSNGNGYIKFPINEPAEGKKRSQIEEYLDFYRGAGVQHLALATDDIIETVSSLRRRGVEFLQVPPGYYEDLEKRIGLIDEDLEALGALNILVDRDPEGYLLQIFTKPVQDRPTLFYEIIQRKGATSFGKGNFKALFEAIEREQALRGNL, encoded by the coding sequence ATGGAAACTACTTTTGATAAAAATACAGAAAATGAGCAGGCCGGCGGCGGATTGTCCGGAAACGAAAAAGCGGAGCCGGATTTTCTTCCGCTGCTCGGAACCGATCATATTGAGTTCTACGTAGGCAATGCAAAACAATCCGCCTATTATTACCAGCGAGCCTTCGGATACCGGCTAACCGCGTATGCAGGCCCCGAAACAGGATTACAGGGAAAGGCTTCCTACCTGCTGGAACAGGGAAAGATTAAACTCGTACTAAGCAGCCCCCTCTCGCCCGGCAGCGAAATAGCCGAGCATGTACGTCTGCACGGCGACGGCGTTAAAGTGCTGGCCCTCACGGTTGAAGACGCTGTTTCGGCTTTTAATGAAACCGTCCGCCGGGGCGCCCGTCCGGTACATGAACCCCACCGCCGGCAGGACAGCGAGGGGGAAGTCATCCTTTCATCCATTGAAACCTATGGCAGCACGATCCATACCTTTGTGGAAAGAAAGAATTACCGCGGCGCTTTCCTGCCCGGCTTCAAAGCCCTGCGCCGGCCTGCGCTTTCCGCTCCTGCGGGATTAAAATACATTGATCATTGCGTAGGCAATGTCCCGCTCGGCGAAATGAACAAATGGGTCCGCTTTTATGAAGACGTAATGGGTTTTAAGCTGATGATCACTTTTGACGACAAGGATATTTCCACGGAATACTCCTCGCTGATGTCCAAGGTGGTTTCCAACGGCAACGGCTATATAAAGTTCCCCATTAACGAACCTGCCGAAGGGAAGAAACGGTCACAGATTGAAGAATACCTTGATTTCTACCGCGGAGCGGGTGTACAGCACCTGGCCCTGGCTACCGATGATATTATCGAAACCGTCAGCAGCCTTCGCAGGCGCGGCGTAGAGTTCCTGCAGGTGCCTCCGGGCTATTACGAAGACCTTGAGAAACGGATCGGTCTGATAGACGAGGACCTGGAAGCCCTGGGGGCGCTCAACATCCTGGTGGACCGCGACCCCGAAGGTTACCTGCTGCAGATCTTCACGAAGCCCGTGCAGGACAGGCCTACCCTATTCTACGAGATCATTCAACGAAAAGGCGCCACATCTTTCGGCAAAGGTAATTTTAAGGCTTTATTTGAAGCCATTGAACGGGAGCAGGCCTTAAGAGGGAACTTATAG
- a CDS encoding dihydrodipicolinate synthase family protein, with protein MAKQRGFIPVMLTPFEENGRIDYAGLARLTEYYLQCGALGLFANCLSGEMYDLEEEERRKILKQVLQTAGGRVPVVATGTFSASPGEQAACIRQVHDAGAAATIIITGVVATAEEPDQVLDARIFDLFRRTEGIPLGFYECPEPYKRILQAEQLKPFLETGRVIYYKDTCLDLSLVKKKLKAAEGRDFGLYDAYAVHAVESLRAGAAGLSCIQGNYFPELITWLCDNFNDKAQQPEVEKVQQFLTRNMELMHSGYPATAKYFLQKRGILKNAVTRKKTVALTVMQKAHIDRLFETYRALAEETGILIPSGE; from the coding sequence ATGGCGAAACAGAGAGGATTTATCCCGGTCATGCTTACCCCTTTCGAAGAGAATGGGCGCATTGATTACGCGGGCCTGGCCCGCCTGACGGAATACTACCTGCAATGCGGGGCGCTGGGATTATTTGCCAATTGCCTGTCAGGTGAAATGTATGACCTGGAGGAGGAGGAAAGAAGGAAAATATTGAAACAGGTGCTTCAAACCGCTGGCGGGCGCGTTCCTGTAGTGGCCACCGGGACCTTCAGCGCTTCGCCTGGAGAGCAGGCGGCATGCATAAGGCAGGTGCATGACGCGGGCGCGGCGGCGACTATTATTATCACCGGCGTCGTAGCAACTGCCGAAGAGCCGGATCAGGTCCTGGATGCCCGGATCTTTGATTTGTTCCGGCGTACGGAGGGTATTCCCCTGGGTTTTTATGAATGCCCCGAGCCGTATAAACGCATTCTTCAGGCGGAACAGCTAAAGCCATTCCTGGAAACCGGAAGGGTAATTTACTACAAAGACACCTGCCTGGACCTGAGCCTGGTAAAGAAGAAGCTGAAAGCCGCCGAAGGGCGGGATTTCGGCCTGTACGATGCGTACGCGGTTCATGCCGTGGAAAGCCTGAGGGCCGGCGCCGCCGGGCTTTCCTGCATCCAGGGCAATTATTTTCCCGAACTGATTACCTGGCTTTGCGATAACTTTAACGATAAAGCCCAGCAGCCGGAGGTAGAAAAGGTGCAGCAATTCCTGACCCGGAATATGGAGCTGATGCACAGCGGTTACCCGGCCACGGCCAAGTACTTTCTTCAGAAAAGAGGGATATTGAAAAACGCGGTAACGCGGAAGAAAACAGTCGCACTCACCGTAATGCAAAAAGCGCATATAGACCGACTGTTTGAGACCTACCGGGCGCTGGCGGAGGAGACAGGAATACTGATCCCTTCCGGCGAATGA
- a CDS encoding FG-GAP repeat domain-containing protein, with protein sequence MAIAFILAAALLPGSLPAQAPADSTEAAGFEIVKYNNPGAVADLGVGLWAWPLPMDYDHDGDMDLVVSCPDKPFGGLYYFENASGEAVPLFEPPRRIGDALKDVQVSYIDGKPRVLVPGAEFMDFSNARPGEKKMLYPVDSILSDFKKKPRFNQWKLVDYGQDGDEDIIVGVDDWSDYGWDNAFNEKGKWTNGPLHGYVYLIENQDGNYRNQGRLEAGGKIIDVYGAPSPNFADFDGDGDLDLVCGEFLDRLTWFENTGSSERPVYAAGKYLRNSAGIIKMDLQMIIPVAVDWDKDGHIDLVVGDEDGRVALLRNTGQVKGSMPVWESPLYFQQKAGNLKFGALATPFSTDWDNDGDEDLVAGNSAGYIAFIENLDGGNPPRWAKPRLLKAAGSVIRIQAGTNGSIQGPAEAKWGYTTLSVADWDGDGLKDLLVNSIWGKVLWYRNTGPAARPRLAGAEAVKVDWGGREVPRPQWNWWDPGADALVSQWRTTPFATDWNKDGLADLVMLDHEGYLAFFERVKKDGKLVLTPGQRVFYGTGASGFNSRHAVTDSLPGPLRLNTEKYGRSGRVKFALADWDQDGLIDILVNSGNISFMKNLGKKNGKWFFSERGMIGVPVLAGHTTSPTMVDWNKDGVPELLAGAEDGHFYYLDPGSNK encoded by the coding sequence ATGGCGATAGCGTTTATATTGGCAGCTGCCCTGTTGCCGGGGAGTCTCCCCGCCCAGGCGCCGGCTGACAGCACAGAAGCTGCCGGTTTCGAAATTGTAAAGTACAATAATCCGGGAGCAGTAGCAGATCTTGGCGTAGGTCTTTGGGCATGGCCGCTTCCCATGGATTACGATCATGACGGAGATATGGATTTGGTCGTTTCTTGTCCGGATAAACCCTTCGGCGGCTTATATTATTTCGAAAACGCGTCTGGCGAAGCTGTACCTCTGTTCGAGCCTCCCAGGCGTATAGGCGACGCGTTAAAGGACGTGCAGGTTTCCTACATTGACGGGAAGCCGAGAGTGCTGGTGCCGGGCGCTGAGTTCATGGATTTCAGCAACGCAAGGCCGGGTGAGAAGAAGATGCTTTACCCTGTGGACTCCATTTTGTCAGATTTTAAGAAGAAGCCTCGTTTCAATCAATGGAAGCTCGTAGATTATGGCCAGGACGGCGATGAAGACATCATCGTGGGAGTAGACGATTGGAGCGATTATGGTTGGGACAACGCTTTTAATGAAAAAGGGAAGTGGACGAACGGCCCGCTTCACGGTTATGTTTATCTGATTGAAAACCAGGACGGAAACTACCGGAACCAGGGACGCCTGGAGGCCGGGGGGAAAATTATCGATGTGTATGGGGCTCCCTCTCCGAATTTTGCCGACTTTGACGGTGATGGCGATCTTGACCTGGTGTGCGGGGAATTTCTGGACAGGCTGACCTGGTTTGAAAATACCGGTTCGTCTGAACGGCCGGTATACGCGGCTGGCAAATACCTCCGTAACTCCGCGGGAATTATAAAAATGGATCTGCAAATGATCATTCCCGTCGCCGTGGATTGGGACAAGGACGGCCATATCGATCTTGTGGTTGGTGATGAGGACGGGAGAGTGGCCCTGCTGAGGAATACGGGGCAGGTAAAGGGCAGCATGCCCGTATGGGAATCGCCTTTGTATTTTCAGCAAAAAGCCGGTAACCTGAAGTTTGGGGCGCTGGCAACACCTTTTAGTACTGACTGGGACAATGACGGGGATGAGGATCTGGTTGCTGGCAATTCGGCAGGTTACATCGCTTTCATAGAAAACCTGGATGGCGGAAATCCTCCCCGCTGGGCCAAGCCCAGGCTTCTCAAGGCCGCCGGCAGCGTCATTCGTATCCAGGCAGGCACGAACGGATCCATTCAGGGGCCTGCTGAAGCAAAATGGGGGTACACCACTCTTTCCGTGGCTGACTGGGACGGGGACGGCTTAAAAGATTTGCTGGTGAACTCTATTTGGGGAAAGGTGCTGTGGTATAGAAATACCGGCCCGGCAGCACGTCCGAGGCTGGCCGGGGCGGAGGCAGTTAAGGTAGACTGGGGCGGACGAGAAGTTCCCCGGCCGCAATGGAACTGGTGGGACCCGGGCGCAGATGCCCTGGTTAGCCAATGGCGGACTACCCCTTTCGCAACTGACTGGAACAAAGACGGGCTGGCCGACCTGGTCATGCTTGATCACGAAGGTTACCTGGCCTTTTTTGAACGCGTTAAAAAAGACGGCAAACTTGTATTGACGCCGGGTCAGCGCGTGTTTTACGGGACGGGTGCTTCAGGATTCAACAGTCGGCATGCTGTTACAGACAGTCTTCCCGGCCCGTTGCGGTTAAACACGGAAAAATACGGGAGGAGCGGCAGGGTTAAATTTGCATTGGCAGATTGGGACCAGGATGGCCTTATTGATATTCTGGTGAATAGCGGGAATATTTCATTTATGAAGAATCTGGGTAAAAAGAACGGAAAATGGTTTTTTTCGGAAAGGGGAATGATAGGGGTACCTGTACTTGCCGGCCATACAACCAGTCCCACCATGGTAGACTGGAACAAAGACGGAGTTCCTGAATTGCTGGCCGGGGCAGAAGACGGTCATTTTTATTATCTTGATCCGGGCAGTAATAAATAG
- the purH gene encoding bifunctional phosphoribosylaminoimidazolecarboxamide formyltransferase/IMP cyclohydrolase, translating to MNHPVKIKSALISVYYKDNLDPLIHLLKDMGVTIYSTGGTEQFIRDLGAEVQPVEGLTSYPSILGGRVKTLHPKIFGGILARRDHAGDLEQLKQYDIPPVDLVIVDLYPFEETVASGAAEEEIIEKIDIGGISLIRAAAKNYRDVAIIASRNEYSHVEKLLREQNGDLSLEQRRELAKRAFNTSSHYDTAIFHYFNRKNPLPVFKESLQASQTLRYGENPHQQGTFYGKLDDMFLKLGGKELSYNNLVDVDAAVALMAEFSNDDPTFAILKHNNACGAATRETLAEAWKDALACDPVSAFGGILICNRAVDAETASAISELFYEVLIAPSYEENALEILRSKKNRIILRQRDIELPSRQFRSLLNGIIEQDKDLSIEGPEQMKTVTLKSPSAAELNDLFFANKLVKHTKSNTIVLVKGNSLLASGVGQTSRVDALKQAIVKAGAFGFDLEGAVMASDAFFPFPDCVEIAHEAGITAVLQPGGSIRDQDSIDLCNKTGLAMVVTGIRHFKH from the coding sequence ATGAACCATCCCGTAAAAATCAAAAGCGCCTTAATTTCAGTTTATTACAAAGACAATCTCGATCCCCTGATCCATCTTCTCAAGGACATGGGCGTGACTATTTATTCTACCGGAGGTACGGAACAATTTATTCGGGACCTTGGAGCAGAGGTGCAGCCCGTGGAAGGGCTTACCTCCTACCCTTCTATCCTGGGGGGAAGAGTTAAAACGCTTCATCCTAAAATTTTCGGGGGCATCCTGGCCCGCAGGGACCACGCAGGAGATCTTGAGCAACTAAAACAATACGATATCCCTCCCGTTGACCTGGTGATAGTGGACCTCTATCCTTTTGAGGAAACAGTCGCTTCAGGTGCCGCAGAAGAGGAAATCATAGAAAAAATAGACATCGGCGGAATTTCGCTGATCCGGGCGGCGGCAAAGAATTACCGGGACGTGGCCATTATAGCTTCCCGGAATGAATACAGCCATGTAGAAAAATTGCTGAGGGAACAAAACGGCGACCTTTCCCTGGAACAGCGGAGGGAGCTGGCCAAAAGAGCGTTCAATACCAGCTCTCATTACGACACGGCTATCTTCCATTATTTCAACCGGAAAAACCCATTGCCGGTATTCAAAGAAAGCCTGCAGGCTTCCCAGACACTTCGCTATGGCGAAAACCCTCACCAGCAGGGAACTTTTTACGGGAAGCTGGACGATATGTTCCTGAAGCTGGGCGGGAAGGAATTATCCTATAATAATCTTGTGGATGTAGATGCGGCGGTGGCGCTCATGGCGGAATTCAGCAATGACGATCCTACCTTCGCTATTCTGAAACATAATAATGCCTGCGGAGCAGCTACGCGGGAAACCCTGGCCGAAGCCTGGAAAGATGCGCTGGCCTGCGATCCGGTATCCGCCTTCGGGGGAATACTTATCTGCAACCGGGCAGTGGACGCGGAAACTGCTTCCGCCATCAGCGAGTTATTTTATGAAGTGCTGATCGCCCCTTCCTATGAAGAGAACGCCCTGGAGATCCTTCGAAGTAAAAAAAACAGGATCATTCTCCGGCAGCGTGACATTGAGCTGCCCTCCAGGCAATTCCGCAGCCTGCTGAACGGAATCATTGAACAGGACAAGGATCTTTCCATTGAAGGCCCGGAGCAAATGAAAACGGTTACTCTTAAAAGTCCTTCTGCCGCGGAGCTGAACGATCTTTTTTTTGCAAATAAGCTCGTGAAACATACTAAATCCAACACGATCGTGTTAGTGAAGGGGAATTCTCTGCTGGCAAGCGGCGTGGGTCAGACATCCAGGGTGGATGCACTGAAACAGGCAATTGTCAAGGCAGGCGCCTTTGGTTTTGATCTTGAAGGCGCTGTAATGGCTTCCGATGCCTTTTTCCCCTTTCCTGATTGCGTGGAAATTGCTCATGAAGCAGGAATCACTGCTGTATTACAGCCGGGAGGGTCTATCAGGGACCAGGATTCCATTGATTTATGCAATAAAACTGGATTAGCAATGGTGGTAACGGGGATACGTCATTTTAAGCATTAA
- a CDS encoding sodium:solute symporter has translation MKELPLIDLTVIVLYLAAMVFTGFWFSRRNKNAGQFSKGSGLIPGWAVGISLYATFLSSNTFIGVPGKAFGSNWNAFVFSLSIPLAAWVASRYFVPFYRKAGEVSAYTHLEHRFGPWARTYAVICFLLTQVARIGSIFFGMALALQALTGYSMTSIMLVIGLCILAYTVLGGMEAVIWTEVVQAILMSGGALLIVVLILLDMPGGAGKILETGISDNKFSLGSAAPIFTEPTFWVILLYGFFINLNNFGVDQNYVQRYHTASSEKEASRSIWICAKLYVPLSLLFFVIGTCLYAYYQENPELTGQIKLQAAAEQLGPGASGEAVAARAATLGPADYGDKVMPHFMAEKVPPGLAGLIISAILAAGMSTISSGMNASATVFSEDIYKRYLKRNASSEQHMRALLITTAIFGIIGMAAGIAMIGVKSILDIWWELSGIFAGGMLGLFLLGIISRKAGNREALAAIILGVLIILWMTFSYLIPSEYSYLRNPLHANMIIVAGTLAIFLSGSFLGWLRKPAAQKPVS, from the coding sequence ATGAAAGAATTGCCGCTGATTGACCTGACCGTAATCGTCCTGTACCTGGCTGCGATGGTATTTACCGGATTTTGGTTTTCCAGGAGAAATAAGAACGCCGGGCAGTTCAGCAAAGGTTCCGGCCTAATTCCCGGATGGGCCGTAGGGATCTCCCTCTATGCCACTTTTTTAAGCAGCAATACCTTTATCGGGGTTCCCGGTAAGGCCTTCGGCAGCAACTGGAACGCCTTTGTTTTCAGTCTTTCCATTCCCCTGGCCGCCTGGGTCGCTTCGCGGTATTTTGTTCCCTTTTACCGGAAGGCGGGCGAAGTTTCAGCGTATACCCATTTGGAACACCGTTTCGGTCCCTGGGCCCGCACGTATGCGGTTATCTGTTTCCTCCTAACCCAGGTGGCCCGGATAGGTTCCATATTCTTTGGAATGGCGCTGGCCCTGCAGGCGCTTACGGGCTATTCCATGACTTCGATCATGCTCGTGATCGGGCTTTGCATTCTTGCGTATACGGTGCTTGGCGGAATGGAGGCGGTTATCTGGACCGAGGTGGTGCAGGCCATCCTGATGAGCGGAGGGGCGTTGTTAATAGTTGTTTTGATCCTGCTGGATATGCCGGGAGGCGCCGGGAAGATCCTGGAAACCGGCATTAGTGACAATAAATTCAGCCTGGGCAGCGCTGCGCCCATCTTTACCGAGCCTACCTTTTGGGTCATCCTGCTATATGGTTTTTTTATTAATCTGAATAATTTCGGGGTGGACCAGAATTATGTGCAGCGGTACCATACCGCCAGTTCGGAAAAAGAAGCTTCCCGTTCTATCTGGATCTGCGCTAAATTATACGTTCCGCTTTCCCTTTTGTTTTTTGTTATAGGTACCTGCCTGTACGCTTATTACCAGGAAAACCCGGAGCTTACGGGCCAGATCAAACTACAGGCGGCTGCTGAACAATTAGGGCCCGGCGCCTCCGGTGAAGCGGTTGCCGCACGCGCCGCTACCTTGGGGCCCGCGGACTATGGGGACAAGGTAATGCCGCATTTTATGGCTGAAAAAGTGCCTCCAGGCCTGGCGGGCCTGATTATTTCCGCCATACTTGCGGCGGGCATGAGTACCATCAGTTCCGGAATGAATGCCTCCGCCACGGTCTTCTCGGAAGATATTTACAAGCGATACCTAAAAAGGAATGCCAGTTCGGAGCAGCATATGCGGGCCTTGCTTATCACTACCGCCATTTTTGGGATTATTGGCATGGCCGCAGGAATTGCTATGATAGGGGTAAAGAGCATACTGGATATCTGGTGGGAGTTGTCCGGAATCTTCGCGGGTGGTATGCTGGGGCTTTTCCTGCTGGGGATCATCAGCCGGAAAGCCGGAAACCGCGAAGCGCTTGCCGCTATTATCCTTGGGGTGCTGATCATTCTCTGGATGACCTTCTCGTACCTCATTCCCAGTGAATATTCCTACCTGCGCAACCCGCTGCATGCCAATATGATCATTGTTGCGGGAACGCTTGCTATATTCCTTTCGGGCAGTTTCCTGGGCTGGCTCAGGAAGCCCGCTGCGCAGAAGCCGGTATCTTAA
- a CDS encoding sialidase family protein: MKWLKLYLIFMLPFIGFTGCNNRQPANDITGKYHLPPLSQPGEGAYIKGALIYPLNDKPTPECHASTIVETPSGIVAAFFAGTYERHDDVGIRVSRLENGAWTYPEEVANGVQNDTLRYPCWNPVLFRPEGGPLLLFYKVGPSPSTWWGMLISSEDDGKTWSAPRKLGEDEKIGHLLGPVKNKPVQLADGTIICPSSTETENAASGDEWKVHFEISKDGGNTWEVAGPINDGTTFDAIQPSILTYPDGRLQVLCRTRQDVIAQSWSEDQGLTWSEMTATGLPNPNSGTDAVTLKDGRQLLVYNHTTKEGPEPNNRNMLNIALSEDGISWTPVMTLENKPHEAGYSYPAVIQASDGMVHITYTYWRESVKHVVIDPAEL; this comes from the coding sequence ATGAAATGGTTAAAGCTTTATCTGATCTTCATGCTTCCTTTTATCGGGTTTACCGGTTGCAATAACCGGCAGCCGGCAAACGACATTACCGGTAAGTATCATCTTCCTCCGCTGAGCCAGCCGGGGGAGGGAGCGTATATAAAGGGTGCGCTGATCTATCCCCTGAACGATAAACCTACCCCGGAATGCCATGCATCCACCATCGTGGAAACACCTTCCGGAATAGTGGCCGCTTTTTTTGCAGGAACTTATGAACGGCACGACGATGTCGGGATCCGTGTCAGCAGGCTGGAAAACGGCGCATGGACATATCCGGAAGAAGTGGCCAATGGCGTGCAGAACGATACGCTGCGCTATCCCTGCTGGAACCCGGTACTGTTTCGCCCCGAAGGTGGCCCCCTGCTCTTGTTTTATAAGGTAGGCCCCAGCCCCAGCACCTGGTGGGGCATGCTGATAAGTTCTGAAGATGACGGTAAAACCTGGTCCGCGCCCAGGAAACTGGGGGAAGACGAAAAGATAGGGCATCTCCTGGGCCCCGTTAAAAACAAACCCGTTCAACTGGCCGACGGCACCATTATCTGCCCCTCCAGTACGGAAACGGAAAATGCGGCATCCGGCGATGAATGGAAGGTGCATTTTGAGATCAGCAAGGACGGTGGTAATACCTGGGAAGTCGCGGGGCCTATTAACGATGGAACAACGTTTGACGCCATACAGCCAAGTATTCTCACCTACCCTGACGGGCGCCTGCAGGTATTATGCCGCACCCGCCAGGACGTCATTGCCCAAAGCTGGTCGGAAGATCAGGGCCTCACCTGGAGCGAGATGACCGCAACCGGCCTGCCCAATCCGAATTCCGGAACGGATGCCGTTACGCTGAAGGACGGCCGGCAGTTACTGGTCTACAATCACACAACCAAAGAGGGGCCCGAGCCCAATAACCGGAATATGCTGAATATAGCACTGTCAGAAGATGGCATCAGCTGGACACCTGTGATGACCCTTGAAAACAAGCCGCATGAAGCAGGCTATTCCTACCCGGCGGTTATCCAGGCTTCTGACGGCATGGTTCATATCACCTATACCTACTGGAGGGAATCCGTCAAGCATGTTGTCATTGATCCGGCTGAACTTTAA
- a CDS encoding AraC family transcriptional regulator, translating to MKPHFHKVPVRSSNSFSIRHDNQSNPGIWHYHPELELHYVIRGEGLRFIGDNISNFTAGELILLGENLPHKWTAGEKKPGDGKDDAFEVIVIHFRPDCLGRDLLMLPESILIRKLFEKAGKGMLFGGESRTRLANLMYSALKAEGLDRLIVLLSMLKLMAESAGYEHIASAHAFSPSNESDILRLNKIHEYTLANYRKEISLEEIAALSHLSVTSFCRYFKLMTRKTYLDFLTEIRISHACRLLIEDKLATGVICYECGFHNLSNFFRHFKKVTGLTPLKYKQQYLFSKSAQLA from the coding sequence ATGAAGCCTCATTTCCATAAGGTTCCGGTAAGGTCCAGCAACTCGTTTAGTATCCGCCATGATAACCAGTCCAACCCGGGAATCTGGCATTATCATCCCGAACTGGAGCTTCACTATGTGATCAGGGGAGAAGGCCTGCGGTTTATCGGGGACAATATCAGCAATTTTACGGCCGGCGAACTGATCCTCCTTGGCGAAAACCTGCCGCATAAATGGACGGCTGGCGAAAAAAAACCGGGGGACGGGAAAGACGACGCTTTTGAAGTGATCGTGATCCATTTCCGCCCCGACTGCCTGGGCCGTGATCTCCTTATGCTGCCGGAATCAATCCTGATACGTAAGCTTTTTGAAAAAGCCGGTAAGGGCATGTTGTTCGGCGGCGAGTCCAGGACGCGGCTGGCAAACCTGATGTACTCCGCATTGAAGGCAGAGGGCCTCGACCGGCTGATCGTTCTGTTATCCATGCTTAAATTAATGGCCGAAAGCGCCGGCTACGAACACATTGCTTCCGCGCATGCATTTTCCCCTTCCAACGAATCAGATATCCTGCGGCTGAATAAAATACACGAGTATACGCTGGCCAACTACCGGAAAGAGATCAGCCTGGAAGAAATTGCGGCGCTCAGCCACCTGAGTGTTACTTCCTTTTGCCGTTACTTCAAACTCATGACCCGGAAAACCTACCTTGACTTCCTTACCGAGATCAGAATCAGCCATGCCTGCCGGCTGCTGATTGAAGATAAACTGGCCACCGGCGTAATCTGTTATGAGTGCGGTTTCCATAACCTCTCTAATTTTTTCCGGCATTTTAAGAAGGTAACCGGCTTAACGCCGCTAAAGTATAAACAGCAGTATTTATTCAGCAAATCGGCACAGCTGGCTTAA
- the purN gene encoding phosphoribosylglycinamide formyltransferase, whose translation MTRTKRIAIFASGSGSNAQKIIEHFKDSSEAEVTIILSNRPDAYVLERADNHEIPTHVFDREEFYHSARVVTLLQNLEIDLVVLAGFLWLIPQNMLEAFPGRIVNIHPALLPKYGGQGMYGDRVHKAIMSAGERESGITIHYVDEVYDAGDVIYQAHFKIEPNDNLDMIKYKGQQLEHLHYPRIIENLLKKL comes from the coding sequence ATGACAAGAACTAAGCGCATTGCCATTTTTGCCTCAGGGTCCGGTTCCAACGCCCAAAAGATCATTGAACATTTTAAAGACAGCAGCGAAGCCGAAGTAACCATTATTCTCTCCAATCGCCCGGATGCATACGTGCTGGAGCGAGCCGATAATCATGAAATCCCAACTCATGTGTTTGACCGGGAAGAATTTTATCATTCCGCCAGGGTGGTTACCTTACTCCAAAACCTGGAAATCGACCTGGTGGTGCTGGCGGGTTTTCTCTGGCTGATCCCTCAGAATATGCTGGAAGCCTTCCCCGGCAGAATCGTTAATATTCATCCTGCGCTGCTTCCTAAATACGGCGGACAGGGAATGTATGGCGACCGGGTACACAAAGCCATTATGAGCGCGGGAGAAAGAGAATCGGGTATTACTATCCACTACGTGGATGAGGTTTACGACGCCGGTGACGTTATTTACCAGGCGCATTTTAAAATAGAACCCAACGATAACCTGGATATGATCAAATATAAGGGACAGCAGCTGGAACATTTGCATTATCCCCGTATTATTGAAAACCTGCTGAAAAAATTATAG